One Papaver somniferum cultivar HN1 unplaced genomic scaffold, ASM357369v1 unplaced-scaffold_76, whole genome shotgun sequence genomic window, TCTTCATTTCACAAGATACCCAACTTTGTCGAAGTTCAGCCTATCACCCTTAAACAGATGGCCAAACTGAAGTCACTAATCGTACATTAGAATGCTATCTCCATTGTTTTGCAAGCCAAAAACCTCAAGACCGGTTTCATTGGTTACCATGGGCAGAGTGGTGGTATAATACTTCTTACCATTCTGCTATCAAAATGACtccatttggtatcagagccagccaccacgacccatgcccgctccacggaaggggtgacctataggctagattaaagtgttggggcacctatgtatgggcgtagttgtcacccgcattaaatactgataggggagtgaagccgccataagagaaagggataccttcgggtcagtgtcgatagagtgTGCCAAAaggacgttgggtctggaagcgtggtgggatgttgggatcctagtcccacattggttagatggggcttgataggtagtttataagtcaatgggttccctcttctggtcaaccggttttcgagttgagttctacccatggactTATGACGAGTTTAAGGTCGGTTCCTCGGAAGGTGGTCATGCCGAGTATACAATCTCGAAAGTCCTTGCATTGGGTGGAGAAATATAGGAAAAGTCCCATATACCTTCTGGTTGTCAGGCATCTTAGCgaatggagctcttcattgggtTGACACAGGTACAACAACACAGCTCCAAGAAATAGGTATAACTTACCAGAACCTGTGATCGTGGCTTTTGATTTGGCAAGCGAGATATTCCAATTGGTTCCTTCACCCCCTATTGATTACAGTGGTGGTCAATCAGGTAACTACTGTATTAACCTCCGGTCCTTCAGAGGAAATTTATGTGTGGTTCACTTTCAAGGACAATGCCTCGACATATGGTCATTTAAGAAAGAAGCGATAAATAGTGCAAGTTGCAAAGCGACCGAACTGCAAAAGTACTACTACGACTGCAGTTGGAGTTGGAGCACAGAGTTCACTATACCATGCAAATTTCTGGAGCGCTATGAACCATTTGATATCACAATCAACAATAAAGTCCTATTGTGGCCCGGCAAAACAGATCTCTTTAGCTATGACCCTAAGACTTCAACTTTAACGAAGGTTATGGAATCTAAACACCGCCATTACCATCAAACAGTTCCTCACATGAACAGTCTTCTTTCTCTAAAAGATTTACAATCATATCAGTCGATACTTATGAGAATTATATTTCTGATCAGCAATGGCGCTTATGAGAATTCTACAGGAAAATAAGGCAAAAGGTGGGAGTATTCGCTCACCAAGAAGAAATAATTTAGCGCTCCTATTCTGCTGCTACCTTTCCTTGCTAGTGTATCACACTTTTCCTGTTTGGATTTCTATATGGGTAACTTCAAATATCTTCTCTGTGCCAGAATTACCATTAGTTTTAACCAATGAGCTTAAGTAATCTGTAAACTCTAATTCTTAACTCTCTGGGTTCTTATGATAATTATAGTTTCTGGACAAAcatagtactttttttttttattttttcagcataaacaaaagaaaaaatcagtTCAAGAAAATTACAAGAAGCTAGTCGAACtggtcatgtttttttttttcaccaTACAACAGAAGACAGTACcacaagcaaaaaaaataaaaataaaaatatatatatatagaactggtcatgttttttttgctttttttttttgcttgtctTCTGTTGTATCTGACTCGCCCAAGTCTGGCTCAAGCACACAAAAAGAAGTCGATCCAGCATAACTGCATTTTGTTATGTTAGGTGGATCTTCACTGCATCATATGAGTTAGACACAGTATAGCTGTCAGATGATAAACCCCTCTCTGGGAAGTTCACTAATCCGCCTAGCTAGATTTATCATGTCCAAATTGCATAGGATGCTAAAGCAAGGCGTGCTCTATTTCCAGTACCTCTCAAATCAAGACACCTTGTTCGTTGCAATGCTCCAAGGTCTGTACCAAAAGGTCCAAAACCGACACAGGTGGGCAGAGATCGAACTGCTAAGCGATTCTTTCCTGAATTTCCTAGTCTATTTTGTATACCTGAACCGAAGGTTGTTAACTCTTTGTTTCTTTAATCAAAAAGGCTGAACTGATAAGCGATGGGCTACGTATCAAGTATATTGGGAGAGTACTTGGAGTCCAGGTAACAGAGAAGTTATTGTTCCTTATCTCTGTTAATATATGCTATATTATCGGGTTTGATGTTATAATTATGAAGGTCATTTACGAAAGAAACTAAAATCATCATTTTGCGTAAGTACTtgaaatatcttcttctttttctccccatTTTTAGATAGCAAGCCCTTGGAACAGAAAGTCGATTGCAGGGGCGGAACTACCTTGTGACTAGGGCTAGCTTAAGCCAGCCCTAACAAGAGAAAAAGTCATTTTTTTCAAAGCCTTTTTTAAGTTGGGCCACAATTGGTCTATGAGTTTTATTCTTAAGCAAGCCCTGAAAAAAGCTCCAGCCATCCCTATATCCAATGTCTAGTTCCGCCACTGGTCGATTGTGATATAGACTGTTAGCTAGTGAAGCCCTTGGAACATTTTGGGTCTTCCCTTTCTTTATTCGGTATTAATTTTATTTATATCTGAGTTAGACGGTTAGTTGTCCATTTTTGGTCTTccctttctttatttttgtaatccgtttttaatttttttttaatatattagtTAGACTGTTAGGTATACTACAGTTTCCCACTCTTCCATTTTGTACCTTGGTAGCTTGTCTATATAAGTGGAACCTCAATCTAACAAGTCACATCACCATTCTTCATTCCATCCTAAACAATCTCAATCAACCACTTCATCTATATATCGAcctttaattttcttttcttttctttctttcctcGGTGTAACTATGGCTTTGAAGCTATATGGGTTTCCAATGTCATCCCCAACAGCGTGTGTGATGACATGCCTGGCAGAAAAAGAAGTAGAGTATGAGCTTGTCAATGTTGACCTTTCCAAAGGAGAACACAAATTCCCAGCTTATCTCGCCAAAAATGTATGTTCTGTTAGCACGTTCTAACTTGCACTGAAAACTGATTTAGCTGCGACCGTGCCTTATTGTTGTCCATCGGCACCGGTTTAATTCCACGTATACAGTCATCGGATACTTTGTCGGAATTTGTTTTCAAATGTTTCTTTTCTAacttttgaagttttttttttaattttttttttaatgttactTAATTTACAGCCATTTGGTCAGATACCAGTTTTGGAAGATGGATCTGTCACACTTTTTGGTGAGATTTTCGATTCGCTAGCTATCGTCTAAGACATATATTAGTAGGCTAGTACTATATAGCCAGGTTCatgcattatttttatttttttgttatacaTTCTTTCTATATACTCATGATCCGATTTACTGATAtcaatcaaacttaaatttgagCAGAATCTCGTGCAATTACCCGGTACATAGCCCATAAGTACGAATCGGGTACAGATCTATCCAGAAATGAAAACATGGAAGCCTCAGCAATGGTTGGGGTATGGTTAGAAGTGGAATCCAAACAGTTCAACCCTGTTATCCACACTATCATCTTCGAACAATTAATAAAGCCAGTATTTTATCACCAAACTCCTGATCAATCAATAATTGACGAGAATCTCGCGAAACTGGTACCAGTGCTTGATGTTTATGACACTAGGTTGAGCTATTCGAAGTACTTGGCATGTGATTCTTTTACTCTTGCTGATCTCCATCACCTTCCCTATATTTACTATTTCATGAAAACTCCGTGGGCTGATATGATCAAATCTAGGGCTAATGTTAGGGCATGGTGGGAGGACATTTCAGTTAGACCATCTTTTGTTAAGGTTGCTCAGCTGATTGAGAGTCAAGTATGATTAACTGTTGAGTGAACTTAATGGGGTTTTCAATAATTGAAGTAAAATTTGAGTTTTATATTCAAGGTCAAATCTGTTGTTAGGTTTCTCCAGAAATAGTTTAATAAATTGAGGTTCTGAGAGCTGTTTTCATGAGTGATTTAAGGATATTACCAGTATTGCAATATTGCATTATTGGTCTAAGGAGTTCTTGtggtttatttgtttttatttatattAGATAAGAGTGCAATTGGTTagttactggccatacatgccaTACTCTATTCAGAAGGTTGTTGTATCTGAATATCTAAAAAATTTGATTCAATAAAACCAGGATTTTTCACTATTTTATAACCGTGTACAAGGATTGCGATGTTTTAGCTCAAAGGAATCAGCAGTGGAGGGGTTTTTCTCTTTTTACTCATCTTTTTTTTatgctcaaaagaaaattttactgGCCATACAGACCATGCATTATTCAGATTAAACCCTTCTAGTGTGGGGGTATGTGTGTTTTTTCGTTAAGGAGATGCATCTTGCTGCTCTTATTAAGTGTCATAGTCGAGAGTTGGATTACCAGGTTTGTGTTCAAACTAAACTTGAAAGATACTCCACCGACTTTGTCCTACTGCTCTGGTGCCGGATTAACTTGAAATCCTTTTTTAATTGCAACGAAAGATTAAACCAAGCCCCATATGATAATGTTAATTTCATTTTGAAGCCTGATAAATCTATAcctcatcaaaaacaaacttttcTCAAGTtggttttaagattttttttttttgatgacgtGCTGTGGTTGTGTTCCAAATGTATTGACGACGTCCCTTAACCTTGACAACCTGGCGGTTCTCCTCGTAGAATAAGAATTCTGATTCAAGCCAATTAT contains:
- the LOC113344327 gene encoding glutathione S-transferase F13-like, yielding MALKLYGFPMSSPTACVMTCLAEKEVEYELVNVDLSKGEHKFPAYLAKNPFGQIPVLEDGSVTLFESRAITRYIAHKYESGTDLSRNENMEASAMVGVWLEVESKQFNPVIHTIIFEQLIKPVFYHQTPDQSIIDENLAKLVPVLDVYDTRLSYSKYLACDSFTLADLHHLPYIYYFMKTPWADMIKSRANVRAWWEDISVRPSFVKVAQLIESQV